A region from the Campylobacter blaseri genome encodes:
- the ybeY gene encoding rRNA maturation RNase YbeY has translation MISCEEEYPNILNDIAKTLLDDEIELVFVDSTEMQKINKNERSIDKTTDVLSFPYEKMSNFPIGSIVINKELAKEKADELNHDFTSEIALLFIHGLLHILGYDHENDTGEMREKELELITKFNLPKSLIIRSQS, from the coding sequence TTGATAAGTTGTGAAGAAGAATACCCAAATATATTAAATGATATAGCCAAAACTCTTTTAGATGATGAAATAGAGCTTGTTTTTGTAGATAGCACTGAGATGCAAAAAATAAATAAAAATGAGAGAAGCATAGATAAAACTACTGATGTTTTAAGCTTTCCATATGAAAAAATGTCAAATTTCCCAATCGGATCTATTGTTATAAATAAAGAGCTTGCAAAAGAAAAAGCAGATGAATTAAACCATGATTTTACCAGTGAAATCGCCCTTCTTTTTATACATGGACTTTTGCACATATTAGGATATGATCACGAAAATGACACTGGAGAAATGAGAGAAAAAGAGCTAGAGTTAATTACTAAATTTAACCTACCAAAAAGTCTAATTATTAGAAGCCAATCTTAG
- the mrdA gene encoding penicillin-binding protein 2 has protein sequence MRLKIVFSIMVVVWITLISRVYYLSIKASDYYTDIAKSNAIKTNYLPPVRGQIMDSTGNALAINRLGFSIFLAPHLKASDLDTEVKYLSNLFIDINATEVEKTYKRNNSLYNQDFIEVVDFLNYDDVVPHFSELNLRDNLKVESKSIRFYPYNDLASHIIGYVGKANAKDMENNPLSKLTNKIGKSGVESYYNEELQGERGARKTKVTALNKVVEEIFYEKPTSKDIELHINMELQKFLKELFKDKAGAVVIMDVNTGAIIGAGSYPEYELNPFVTGISSKEWRELIEDLDHPFTNKLINGLYPPGSVIKMGVGMSFLNSGLITKEQEYRCGGYIELGGRKFRCWKTWGHGKINLNDAIRESCDVYFYEGSLVVGIDYISANLQKYGLGKKTGIDLPNEFIGVVPNKAWKMEKYNQPWYMGETVITSIGQGNFLVTPMQIAKYTAELASGKGLTPHFIRKIDGKDVEFKTTEIFNAFEKEQLPYIRKAMFEVAHHQKGTASKYFKGIPINIGAKTGTAQVVGIPQSELVRMKEKDMEYYHRSHAWLTSFGPYENPKYAVTVLVEHGGGGSSAGSPIVKKIYEKLIEMGYIDIPNTSNKK, from the coding sequence ATGAGGCTAAAAATAGTTTTTAGTATCATGGTTGTTGTTTGGATAACACTAATTTCTAGGGTTTATTATCTAAGTATTAAAGCTAGCGATTATTATACAGATATAGCAAAATCAAATGCTATAAAAACCAACTATTTACCACCTGTTAGGGGTCAGATAATGGACTCAACAGGAAATGCTTTAGCTATAAACAGGCTTGGTTTTTCTATATTTTTAGCACCCCATTTAAAAGCATCTGATTTAGATACAGAGGTTAAGTACCTATCCAATCTATTTATAGATATTAATGCTACTGAGGTTGAAAAAACATATAAACGAAACAACTCTTTGTATAATCAAGATTTTATCGAGGTTGTAGATTTTTTAAATTATGATGATGTTGTTCCACATTTTTCAGAGTTAAATTTAAGAGATAATTTAAAAGTGGAGTCAAAAAGTATTAGATTTTACCCATATAACGACTTAGCATCCCATATTATTGGATATGTTGGCAAAGCCAACGCAAAAGATATGGAAAATAACCCACTTTCTAAGCTTACAAATAAGATTGGTAAAAGTGGAGTAGAGTCATATTACAATGAAGAGCTTCAAGGAGAAAGAGGAGCTAGAAAGACAAAAGTTACTGCTTTAAATAAAGTTGTTGAAGAAATTTTTTATGAAAAGCCAACTAGCAAAGATATAGAACTTCATATAAATATGGAACTTCAAAAGTTTTTGAAAGAACTTTTTAAAGATAAGGCTGGGGCTGTTGTTATAATGGATGTAAATACAGGCGCAATCATAGGTGCCGGGAGCTACCCTGAGTATGAACTAAATCCATTTGTTACAGGAATTTCTAGTAAAGAGTGGAGGGAGCTAATAGAAGATTTAGATCACCCATTTACAAATAAACTCATAAATGGACTTTATCCGCCAGGATCTGTTATAAAAATGGGTGTTGGTATGTCTTTTTTAAATAGTGGGCTTATTACAAAAGAGCAAGAATATAGGTGTGGTGGCTACATAGAGCTAGGTGGCCGTAAATTTAGGTGCTGGAAAACTTGGGGACATGGTAAAATAAATCTAAATGATGCCATTAGAGAGAGTTGTGATGTCTATTTTTATGAGGGTAGCTTAGTTGTTGGAATAGATTATATATCTGCAAATTTACAAAAATATGGGCTTGGCAAAAAAACGGGGATAGATTTGCCAAATGAGTTTATAGGAGTAGTTCCAAATAAAGCTTGGAAGATGGAAAAGTATAATCAACCATGGTATATGGGTGAAACTGTTATTACTTCAATTGGACAAGGAAATTTTTTAGTTACACCTATGCAAATAGCTAAATACACAGCAGAGCTTGCAAGTGGAAAAGGACTAACGCCGCATTTTATTAGAAAAATTGATGGAAAAGATGTTGAGTTTAAAACAACTGAAATTTTCAATGCTTTTGAAAAAGAGCAACTTCCATATATTAGAAAGGCGATGTTTGAGGTAGCACACCATCAAAAAGGAACAGCCAGTAAATACTTTAAAGGTATTCCTATAAACATAGGAGCTAAAACAGGAACTGCACAAGTTGTTGGAATTCCACAAAGTGAACTTGTAAGAATGAAAGAAAAAGATATGGAGTATTATCATCGCTCTCATGCTTGGCTTACTAGCTTTGGTCCATATGAGAACCCAAAATATGCTGTTACTGTTTTAGTTGAACATGGTGGTGGTGGCAGTAGTGCAGGCTCTCCAATAGTAAAAAAGATTTATGAAAAACTAATAGAGATGGGGTATATAGATATCCCAAATACCTCAAATAAAAAATAA